The Naumovozyma castellii chromosome 2, complete genome sequence CTCTAAAGTAGCATTTACAGCCTTTTTAGCTAGTTCCTTTTCCTCATCTGGGATATCTCTGCGTAAACCTACCCCCATATCCTTCGTGGAAATTCTACCATTTAATGATTTCGGATGTGATTTTCAGCATCTTTTAATGGATCTGATGTAATAGATTGGAATCTTTTATCGACTTTGAGTACTTTATTTGACATCTCATCGTAACGATAAATCTCCCtaattttcttggaattgtcctcctcctcttcattACGAAGCAGTTCATCAGACATATTATTATCGGTTGAAAGGGTTCTGTTATAAAATAGTGTTTGGGAAATGCTTAACCAGCTTGTTTTGTTTGCTTGTTAAAAACTACTATATAACTTTAAGTAAGTTTATAGAAATgtcaattatttttttcatatCGTTTGGCGCGATTCCTAAAATTATATTACTAGCAGTTCTCAAGAGCCTCACATAATGTAAATGCAATGGGTAGAAAAGGCACAACAAATTCAGTGACTGATGATATGGTGACGCAGCCAGTATTATCGAAACCCCCATCTTTACAATATAGTTTAAGTTCATTGAGCTCACAGATATCGAAATGGAACGCGGCATCGAGACCGACGTCACCAAATAGAAGCCCTACGAAGATTACTCCGAatagaaaagaagaagagtaTTTGCCTTGGTATGAGCAGTATCAACCTCGTACGTTGGATGAAGTTGTCATCCATAagaggaaattgaaagacGTTACTGAGGCGCTGGAAAATATGTTAAACGGTAACTCAGATAGTAGAATCCTCTTGTTAACCGGACCCAGTGGTTGTTCCAAGAGCACAGTAGTAACCAAACTAGCTGATTTTTTGATTCCAAAGTATAGAAATTCCTATGGTATGCGTACAACTCTTCGGAACAGGGAAAAGACGAATGTTGTTGAATATGGGAATGATTCGATCCTGAATGGTCAACCACAGACGGAAAGTTTTGCAGAGTTTTTAAGGCAAGCTAAGTATAGAATTGGCTCCAACTTGTCACTGATATTAGTAGAGGATTTACCTAATGTGTTTCACTCAGGAACGCGGTATTCattccaaaatattctcTTGGAATGGCTATACTCATCAGATGAAACATTACCACCTTTAGTTATCTGTCTAACCGAATGTGAGCTTGAGAACGATTCCAATACGTTCAACACTTTCAATATAGATTCTACGTTTACTGCAGAGACGATCTTAGGTAAGCAAATACTGTCACATCCCAGATTGAAACGAATAAAATTTAATCCAATTAACATgacattaatgaagaagcaTCTCATGAAATTATGCAGCAAGAATCAATCTCTCCTGGAGCAAAACAAGAAATGGTCTCATCGGACTGAATTTGTGACGCATTTATGCAGTAATTGCGGGGATATAAGATCAGGTATATCTGCCTTAGAGTTCTGGGCGAAATCGAGGCATTCGATACCGTTAGAGACCAGAGAACAATCCATTTCGTATTTCCATGCAATTggtaaaattatttatggTTCCCATGATATTAGAGATGATCATGAgatgataaattctttaattttggGCTCGAAGGGACTATTGGGGAATGATACGTTTAAACTGGGATTATTGGAGAATTATGGATCATTTAATATGGGTAAATTTGATGTTAAGATTGCTGCACAGTTAACAGATGCATTTAGTGAAAGTGATATGATGAATCGAAGTTCTGaatcatttgaatatacAGTGAGGAAGACTAGgtcattattttccactttaaatgataataataatcgtCATGGTGGTACTAATTTTCCTCGAGAATGGAAGATACGGAAATCGATAAATGAATTCAAGATCGAATCTAGTGATTATATTAATGTGTCACTGTATAAGTATAACGAATCGCATCATTTTAAAGATATCATTTTAGAATATGGGTTCTACGGGCCATATATTAGGAGTTTGAGAAATTATAAGAAGAAGGCATTGCAGCATTATATTGAAAGTCTTTCcaatgatttgaagaagcaaACTGCCATTATGGATCAAAATGAGGATACTCTCAAAGTTGATGATTCTATCGATATTCTTAATCGTATTGGTGGGAATATTAAAGCGGTTGG is a genomic window containing:
- the RAD24 gene encoding Rad24p (ancestral locus Anc_8.239), with translation MGRKGTTNSVTDDMVTQPVLSKPPSLQYSLSSLSSQISKWNAASRPTSPNRSPTKITPNRKEEEYLPWYEQYQPRTLDEVVIHKRKLKDVTEALENMLNGNSDSRILLLTGPSGCSKSTVVTKLADFLIPKYRNSYGMRTTLRNREKTNVVEYGNDSILNGQPQTESFAEFLRQAKYRIGSNLSLILVEDLPNVFHSGTRYSFQNILLEWLYSSDETLPPLVICLTECELENDSNTFNTFNIDSTFTAETILGKQILSHPRLKRIKFNPINMTLMKKHLMKLCSKNQSLLEQNKKWSHRTEFVTHLCSNCGDIRSGISALEFWAKSRHSIPLETREQSISYFHAIGKIIYGSHDIRDDHEMINSLILGSKGLLGNDTFKLGLLENYGSFNMGKFDVKIAAQLTDAFSESDMMNRSSESFEYTVRKTRSLFSTLNDNNNRHGGTNFPREWKIRKSINEFKIESSDYINVSLYKYNESHHFKDIILEYGFYGPYIRSLRNYKKKALQHYIESLSNDLKKQTAIMDQNEDTLKVDDSIDILNRIGGNIKAVGTEHLATSEDDSEQQIRRSLDHLMVQRDTKLKRLIEAKEEQELHEEGLIEGDDELLLEDRIIDSDEEDDEDDSLYDLLTQQEPRSSADINESLSDSDLEELDR